The sequence CCGCGTCCTCCTTCCAGATGGTCGTGTTCAAATCGTAACGTACAAAGATGATGGCTACGGATACATTgctgatgtcaagtacgaaggTGAAGCCAAGTACCCCGCTCCATCCGCCTACTCCACTCAGGCTTACTCCGCACCTGTATTCACCCCTCAAGTTGTCACTGCTCCAGCTGTATCATCTCgtacttactccgcaccagttGTTACCGCTCCTGCTGGTCCTGCTCGCGTTTTAACTACTTCATCTGTTATCGCTCCGGGTGTTAACTCACGCACGTATTCCGCACCGGTCTTCGTTTCTTCTGCCGGCCGCACTTTGGGAGCCAACTCGCGTACTTATTCCGGCCCTGTTCTCACCTCTTCCTCTGTCACGGCTCCAGGCGCTTCCTCTCGCACTTATTCCTCACCGGTCTTCACTTCTCCTGCGTCCTCATCTACCGTATTCACCTCGTCTTCCGTCAGCGGACCTGCCGCAGTTTCCCGcacttactccgcaccagtaTTTACATCTGATGACTCCGCTTTTGGCCGTGTTTCGCAGATCGGCACTGGTCCGGCAACTGGATCCGTCTACATGACTTCCGGTAACGTTGCTCGCGACTACTAAGCGCCAAACATTCtgaaaatatatatctatctaaatcaaagaaatgtcaaattaaatatcaaatcaaaaatctattcaaataataaattatatGAAGCCAAAACTCCTGTGTACTAATTCATTATATAGctgtaagaaagaaaaaggatcgAATGACTAAGGCAGTACAACACTCAATCGTTCAACTTCAAAGCTAAACATTTACCTGGATATTTGTATACCTCTGGAGGGACtcgagcctccaatccggaaCGAAATCCCGACCGCAGCATTATaatcaattcatctttattttgCGCATTTAGCCACTGTTCTATAAGCACGATGCGCCAATCAACTGCGCTACGGGATACATTTACAATGGTTCATTCTTCATCAGATGCATTACAAGTAGCATTCGTAAATGGACAATTAAGAAACAATGCTGTATGATTACTTGGTAAGTATGTGCAATTCGTTCCCTATCCACATAATCATTTCAAACACGGCTCTCAGTTTCATTGGAATGTCTTGTACAAAAGTACTGTACTCCTTTATACGTATGGCGGGACACGAAACCGCAATCCCCGGCTAATAAGATCGGTGCCTTATCCTTTAGGCCACAAAGACACTGGTTAATTCAATTGCCATAaatttcgttcatttttcctACGATAACtgcaaagaaaaaggttatcaacatagaaagagaaaagtcaGTACCATACTATTTGTATAATTAAACAAATCAGCAATTGCCTTACATTTCCAAACTTGGACTACGTTTGTTGGAAAGTCCGTTATTTAAAAAGCTGTGGGGAAAGCCCCGACGTTGGAGCACTTTTCATTTGACCGTAGCAAAGAACAAATAGCAGGTCAAACACAAACACTTTCTTCAATCAATTTCGGAACAATGGGATATATTCCTTATTAGAAGTTGATAAGAGGCAGGTACCTTTTACCAagccaaaaaaggaaacgcgcagggcgttgCTCTGCGGTATATAAACGACAGCAAAATAGCAGAAAAGACATCAGTTAACCAACTGTCTCAAGCGTTCTACCAACTTCTCAACATGCAGGTAAAATTACCTATGCAATTCAAACGTTTCAAAATATTGTTAAATTCtaacaagtttgttttttcaattgtcaAGTTCGTCGTACTCGCCGCCTTGATCGCTGTCGCCGCAGCCAATTCCGCCTATCCCGGCTCAACTTATCCAGTTCCATCTTACCATGGGTCATCTTATTCACCTTCGACTTACGAGGTCAAGGAATACGTAAGTCCAATTCGCCTTTTCTTCCATGAAGTCAAAGCAGTTTCTAAATGAACAATTGCCTCTTCCATAGCCCGCTCAGCCGTACTCTTTCAACTGGGCAGTCTATGATGGCTATGGCAACAACTACGCCCACTCTGAGAGCAGCGACGGCAAGGTGACGACCGGCTCTTACCGCGTCCTCCTTCCTGATGGTCGTGTTCAAATCGTAACGTACAAAGCTGACAGTTACGGATACACTgctgatgtcaagtacgaaggTGAAGCCAAGTACCCCGCTCCATCCGCCTACTCAGCCCAGGCTTACTCCGCACCTGTATTCACCTCTCAAGTTGTCACCGCTCCAGCTGTATCATCTCgtacttactccgcaccagttGTTACCGCTCCTGCTGCTCCTGCTCGTGTTTTCACCTCTTCATCTGTCACGGTTCCAGGTGCTAACTCCCGCACATATTCCGCACCGGTCTTGACTTCTTCCGCTGGCCGCACTTCGGAAGCCAACTCCCGTACTTATTCCGCACCAGTAGTCACTGTTACCGCTCCTGCTGCAACCTCTCGTACCTACTCTGCTCCAGTTTTCACGTCCCCGGCTGTCACCGCTCCTGTTATCACCTCTCCGGTTGTCACTAGTTCTGGTGACACCTCCCGCATCTACTCCGCCCCAGATTTCACGTCATCGGCGGTCACGGGTTCTACCGGCACCTCCCGCACTTACTCCGCACCGGTGGCACCGGTGGTCACTTCCCCCGCTGCCCCTTCACCTGTATTCACTTCCGATCCGCGCCCAGCTCCTGCTGTTTCCTCTCGTACTTACTCAGCACCAGTGGTGACCGCTCGCACTGCTCCAGATTCCGTCTTAATCACTTCATCTGTCACGGCTCCAGGTGCTAACTCCCGCACTTATTCCGCTCCCATTTTCACTTCTCCGGCGTCCTCAGCTACTGTGTCCACCTCGTCTTCGGTCACGGCACCTGCTGCCTCATCCGGTAcctactccgcaccagttTTCACTTCTCCGGCTGCTCCAGCCTCTGTTGTCACGTCTCCATCGATCAACGAACCCGCTTCAACCTCCCGTACTTACTCCGAAGCAGAGTCCATCACCGCTCCCGCAACCGACGCAGTCTACACGACTTCAACCAACGTTGCCCGCGACTACTGAGCCCGATACGTTCTGAAATACTTATGTCAAAGAGATAtctattaaaaattataatattGAATAAAACTTTATGATAGCAAAGCCACTGTGTTCTCGTGTATTTGCGCAGCTGCAACGATATGTTAGTGTTACAACACAAAGACAATTGGAGACTTTGCGAAATATATATTTCGCCCCAAAGGTGAGGGTTAATTGTATTTTCCAATAAATCAAATCTTAAGTTCAATCATAAATCAGAACGGACAAATGTCGATCAATGTCCCGATTGAAGTATCATGTCTTGAACGGGGACTACGGATGGACGGGTGAATAGCGCATACCTGTACAGCTAAACGCGAAGAGCCTCAGGTCGTTTCACCTGTTGTACGTTGCcaaacggaaagaaaagattgcattaaattttattgacaaccCCGTAAGACGAGGATCAAAAACCTTGGATGTTACGTGGCAGCCAAACCCTGTCATCTCCATTGTAGAGCCAGTCTTCAGTCTGACGGCCGAGTGGTAGGTACCACGTTAGTCGTAAAATGGGTTGGTGGTTCAGCAACACGTTTAAGTTTGGCATACTATTTGATGTTACCACACTCATTAATGGACTTTTCCAGTGTTTTCCATTTTGACTCGTACATAATCGGTAattaatctaaattttttaactttcatATTCGTTTCAACAGTGTCGTCATGATTACCATTGGTTGGAGTGTTCGTCATGTTTGTTTTAATGGCAGTATTGACTTAAAGCATGGCTTAATTATATCAGCAGATGAACAAACACAACAGGAGATCCGACTGTACGTTGACGTGTAGATAGCAGATCGTCTCGCCATATCTTCGCTGTTTTTCCGCTTCAGGTAACAAGATTGAAGATTACGATTGAAGATCACTGATAAGATAAGCCCCCTCAggtcagtaaaaaaaaatccccgaTACTCTCGGATAAGGACAAATCTTATTGGGTTTGAGGCGTACCTTTCTTTAGTCGTAAGGTAGGCAACCAACCATTGGCAGATTGAAAACACACGTTGTgttatttaagaaaagaagcaaagtTCATTGTTTTTATCAACCTGAAAGCATTGCTAAAAAGTGTCCAGAGGACGAGAGAATTTGACAAGCGAATATGACGTTATCTTCCGTAATCGCCCAGGTGTTAGGGTGGTCTACACTAGGACGTAAGGTGCTGGACGTAGGCGTCTGATGTGTATAACTCGTACAATTTTACGTTTTCAAAACTAGTCATTACGAAAAAGTTCGATCGTTCGCATCTTAGTAACAACCTAAGTTTCAGAAAATGATAACTCGTTGTGTTTGCATCGTATTGTTAACGATTCTCATTTTCAATGTGGATCCAACTCATTCTACCACCATCTCTTTGAACCAAAATGCCTATTCCAATATCGTAGTGGCTATATCGCCGGATGTTCCCAATACGTGGTCTGAAACAATCTTGCAGAATATTCAGGTTGGCCATTTTTTTGCACTTGTTTTACACACGTTATGAGCGCAATTAATCTCATTTCGCTATTGTTTGTATGTGACCAGTTGATGATACGTAGGGCATCGAGTGTGTTGTACCGAGCTACGAAGAAACGAGCCTATTTCAAAGATGTTCGTATCCTGATTCCAGAATCGTGGAGCAACGTTCAATCTAACATTAGCACATGGGAGACCTATTCCGTATAATGCATCTATCATTGATTACGATTTGACGTATCTATTTTCTACAAATTCAATTCGTTTTTATAGGAGGCTGATGTGCGTGTGGCACCAGCGGCATTAGTTCACGGTGATAAACCCTACACTATCCAGTCAGGCGGATGTGGCCAGCCGGGGGAGTACATTCATCTCACTCCGGACTATCTCCGCACCCTGACCAATGCTAACAACACGTCCGTTTTCGGCCCGCCAGGTAAATGTGTCAATACTCGTAAAGAAGTCTTATAACTTAAGCGTTTTGATTGTACACAGAAAAAGTGTTTGTTCACGAGTGGTCCCATTTACGTTACGGCGTGTTTGATGAGTTCGGTCATCAAAATGATAAGAAGCTCCCGTTGTTCTACAAACCGCCGAATTCTGAAGAAATTCTACCTAATTTGTGCACCAATAAACAGCCCATTTTCACCACCAAGTACGTGCATCCTAAAATGGTGTCACGTTAGAAAATGCGAGACGTTaaactttattttaaaatttgctcAAATTAGGGATGTTGTTACACAAGGACCGTGTCGAATCGACCCAACCACCGGTGTCTAC comes from Daphnia carinata strain CSIRO-1 chromosome 2, CSIRO_AGI_Dcar_HiC_V3, whole genome shotgun sequence and encodes:
- the LOC130686161 gene encoding mucin-2-like; this translates as MQFVVLAALIAVAAANSAYPGSTYPVPSYHGSSYSPSTYEPAQPYSFNWAVYDGYGNNYAHSESSDGKVTTGSYRVLLPDGRVQIVTYKADSYGYTADVKYEGEAKYPAPSAYSAQAYSAPVFTSQVVTAPAVSSRTYSAPVVTAPAAPARVFTSSSVTVPGANSRTYSAPVLTSSAGRTSEANSRTYSAPVVTVTAPAATSRTYSAPVFTSPAVTAPVITSPVVTSSGDTSRIYSAPDFTSSAVTGSTGTSRTYSAPVAPVVTSPAAPSPVFTSDPRPAPAVSSRTYSAPVVTARTAPDSVLITSSVTAPGANSRTYSAPIFTSPASSATVSTSSSVTAPAASSGTYSAPVFTSPAAPASVVTSPSINEPASTSRTYSEAESITAPATDAVYTTSTNVARDY
- the LOC130686160 gene encoding mucin-5AC-like translates to MQFVVLAALIAVAAANSEYLGQTSSNSASNFRSYSPSTYEVKEYPTQPYSFNWAVYDGYGNDYAHSESSDSKVTTGSYRVLLPDGRVQIVTYKDDGYGYIADVKYEGEAKYPAPSAYSTQAYSAPVFTPQVVTAPAVSSRTYSAPVVTAPAGPARVLTTSSVIAPGVNSRTYSAPVFVSSAGRTLGANSRTYSGPVLTSSSVTAPGASSRTYSSPVFTSPASSSTVFTSSSVSGPAAVSRTYSAPVFTSDDSAFGRVSQIGTGPATGSVYMTSGNVARDY